From the genome of Geminocystis herdmanii PCC 6308, one region includes:
- a CDS encoding bifunctional class I SAM-dependent methyltransferase/HIT family protein, protein MTENKYSHLTAIERETISFPAKYLLKNELLKGDILDFGCGFGKDVEVLTKKGFSIKGFDPHYFPTYPQKKFDTIFCFYVLNVLFKESQEAVIMAISRLLKPKGRAYFAVRRDLKTVGFRKHYIHKKNTYQCLVNLPFKSIYLDEFCEIYEYRLYNQGKNNDNRCIFCNPYAKLTLLTESSFAYAILDGYPLSKGHSLIIPKIHEENYFNLSFEIQTHCWQMVNEVKNIITEKYNPDGFNIGFNVDKAGGQKVHHTHIHLIPRYLGDNQGKKHGIRCVIPPP, encoded by the coding sequence ATGACAGAAAATAAATATAGTCACTTAACAGCCATAGAAAGGGAAACTATCTCATTTCCTGCTAAATATTTATTAAAAAATGAACTGTTAAAAGGAGACATATTAGATTTTGGTTGTGGCTTTGGCAAAGATGTGGAAGTTTTGACAAAAAAAGGTTTTTCTATTAAGGGTTTTGATCCTCATTATTTCCCTACTTATCCTCAAAAAAAATTTGATACCATTTTTTGTTTTTATGTACTTAATGTTCTCTTTAAAGAGTCACAGGAAGCGGTAATTATGGCAATTTCTCGATTATTAAAACCAAAGGGAAGGGCTTATTTTGCTGTCAGACGAGATTTAAAAACGGTAGGTTTTAGGAAACATTATATTCATAAAAAAAATACTTATCAATGTTTAGTTAATCTTCCTTTTAAATCTATTTATTTAGATGAATTTTGCGAAATTTATGAGTATCGTCTTTATAATCAAGGAAAAAATAATGACAATAGATGTATCTTCTGCAATCCCTATGCCAAGTTAACTCTATTAACTGAATCTAGTTTCGCCTACGCTATTTTAGACGGTTATCCCCTGAGTAAAGGACATAGTTTAATTATTCCGAAAATTCATGAAGAAAATTACTTTAATTTATCTTTTGAAATCCAAACTCATTGTTGGCAAATGGTAAATGAAGTTAAAAATATTATTACAGAAAAATATAATCCTGATGGTTTTAATATTGGTTTTAATGTGGATAAAGCTGGAGGGCAAAAAGTTCATCATACCCATATTCATTTAATCCCTCGTTATTTAGGAGATAATCAGGGTAAAAAACATGGTATTCGATGTGTTATTCCTCCTCCATAA
- a CDS encoding glycosyltransferase family 9 protein: MRILALIPGGISDQLLFFPTLKTLKEQYPQAIIDVIVEPRSKNTYRVCKYVQEVLVFDFQDRNGLADYLNLLGMIRDREYEFAITLEENWAVAFLLWLDGIPTRLGYKNNSSWFLNNTVSKKTEQYTAWMYHDLLKGLNIHNPCPELSINVPKEDIEWAEAEQKRLNIKDTGYILIHGGASPLTVRQGINKIYPVPKWQRVIEDIQMRQPDLPIVLLCGPDDIGWTNEMLSLCPTVKVISPPDMGKLAGVIAGANLMLCTDSAPMQLSVAVGTYTIALFGPTQGKKLLPPKLDRFIGLQSLSDKIADIPTDKILEQIWKN; the protein is encoded by the coding sequence ATGCGCATTTTAGCTCTTATTCCGGGGGGAATTAGTGATCAACTTTTATTCTTTCCTACCCTGAAAACTCTTAAAGAACAATATCCACAGGCTATTATAGATGTTATTGTTGAACCTCGATCGAAAAATACCTACCGAGTCTGTAAATATGTACAAGAAGTACTGGTGTTCGATTTTCAAGATCGTAATGGTTTAGCTGACTATCTCAATTTATTGGGCATGATTAGAGATAGAGAATATGAATTCGCCATCACCCTTGAGGAAAATTGGGCGGTTGCTTTCTTGTTATGGCTTGATGGTATTCCCACTCGTCTCGGTTATAAAAACAATAGTTCATGGTTTCTTAACAATACCGTATCAAAGAAAACTGAACAATATACAGCTTGGATGTATCATGATCTTCTCAAAGGTTTAAATATTCATAATCCTTGTCCAGAGCTTAGTATTAATGTACCAAAAGAAGATATTGAATGGGCAGAAGCGGAACAAAAACGTTTAAATATTAAGGATACGGGTTATATTTTAATTCATGGTGGTGCGAGTCCTCTCACGGTTCGTCAAGGTATTAATAAGATTTATCCTGTACCGAAATGGCAAAGGGTAATTGAGGATATTCAAATGAGACAACCTGATTTACCGATCGTGCTATTATGTGGGCCTGATGACATCGGTTGGACTAATGAAATGTTAAGTTTATGTCCTACGGTTAAAGTCATTAGTCCTCCTGATATGGGTAAGTTGGCAGGAGTGATTGCTGGAGCGAATTTGATGTTGTGTACCGATAGCGCCCCGATGCAGTTGTCTGTAGCGGTAGGTACTTATACGATCGCACTTTTTGGACCGACTCAAGGGAAAAAATTGTTACCTCCTAAGCTCGATCGATTTATCGGACTTCAATCTTTAAGTGATAAAATTGCCGATATTCCCACCGACAAAATTTTAGAACAAATATGGAAGAATTAA
- the rpsT gene encoding 30S ribosomal protein S20: protein MANSKSALKRIEINERNRMRNKAYKSAVKTLMKKYFLAVDAYASAPSEEQLQTVQTSMSIAYSKIDKAVKRGVYHKNNAARKKARLARALKTVVPQAS, encoded by the coding sequence GTGGCTAACTCAAAATCTGCACTCAAAAGAATCGAAATCAATGAACGTAACCGTATGCGTAACAAGGCTTACAAATCTGCGGTTAAAACCTTAATGAAAAAATACTTTCTAGCAGTAGATGCTTATGCTTCTGCCCCTAGCGAAGAACAATTACAAACTGTTCAAACTTCCATGTCTATAGCTTACAGCAAAATTGACAAAGCCGTAAAAAGAGGCGTTTATCATAAAAATAATGCTGCTAGAAAAAAAGCCAGACTAGCAAGAGCCTTGAAAACTGTTGTACCTCAAGCCTCCTAA
- a CDS encoding TatD family hydrolase has product MQLIDTHVHINFDLFKGDLDSVSDRWQSAGISKLVHSCVHPDEFESIKQLSLQFPELYCAVGLHPLDAQKWQGEKTYQQILQSAKSHPKVVAIGEMGLDFYKDDQQELQKEVFWQQLDIAQQLNKPVIIHCRDAASTLHNFLSKFMQEKGTITGVMHCWAGNPEETQWFLDLGMYISFSGVVTFKSAKTVQASASIVPSEKLLIETDCPFLAPSPHRGKRNEPAYVIHVAEKLAEIRGESLETIAQQTYDNACRLFNI; this is encoded by the coding sequence ATGCAACTAATAGATACCCATGTTCATATAAACTTTGATTTATTCAAAGGAGATTTGGATTCAGTATCCGATCGTTGGCAATCCGCAGGAATTAGTAAATTAGTACACTCCTGTGTCCATCCAGACGAATTTGAAAGTATTAAACAGTTGTCTTTACAATTCCCAGAATTGTATTGTGCCGTAGGTTTACATCCCTTAGATGCTCAGAAATGGCAAGGAGAAAAAACCTACCAACAAATTTTACAATCAGCTAAATCACATCCCAAAGTCGTCGCCATTGGTGAAATGGGGTTGGATTTTTATAAAGATGATCAACAAGAGTTACAAAAAGAAGTCTTTTGGCAACAGTTGGACATCGCTCAACAATTAAATAAACCAGTTATTATTCATTGTAGAGATGCGGCTAGTACTCTACATAATTTCTTGTCTAAATTTATGCAAGAAAAAGGCACAATCACAGGGGTAATGCACTGTTGGGCAGGAAATCCAGAAGAAACTCAATGGTTTTTAGACTTAGGAATGTATATCAGTTTTAGTGGAGTTGTTACTTTTAAAAGTGCGAAAACAGTACAGGCTAGTGCTTCGATCGTACCCAGTGAGAAACTTTTAATTGAAACTGATTGCCCATTTCTTGCCCCCTCTCCCCATAGAGGAAAAAGAAATGAACCTGCCTATGTTATCCATGTAGCCGAAAAATTAGCCGAAATTAGAGGAGAATCATTGGAAACCATCGCCCAACAAACCTACGATAATGCCTGTAGATTGTTCAATATTTAA
- the rpoB gene encoding DNA-directed RNA polymerase subunit beta: MTNQELLPDLIEIQRSSYKWFLEHGIIEELNSFTPITDYAGKLELHFIGERYRLKEPKYNIEEAKKRDATYGVQIYVPTLLLKKETGERIEKEVFIGDLPLMTDRGTFLINGAERVIVNQIVRSPGVYFKSELDKNGKRTYSASVIPNRGAWLKFETDKHGVVWVRIDKTRKISAQVLLKAMGLSDKEILDRLRHPEFYEKTLEKEGNPSTDEALMELYRKLRPGEPPTVSGGQALLETRFFDPKRYDLGKVGRYKMNKKLRLNVAENTRVLTVEDILCVVDYLINLEFDIGKVDDIDHLGNRRVRSVGELLQNQVRVGLSRLERIIRERMTVGDPNTLEPGALVNPKPLVAAIKEFFGSSQLSQFMDQTNPLAELTHKRRISALGPGGLSRDRAGFAVRDIHPSHYGRICPVETPEGPNAGLIGSLATYARVNEYGFIATPYYKVEHGKVRWDLPPEYLTADEEDDKRVAPGDLSTDENGVILGESVPIRYRQEFSTTSPNQVDYVAVSPVQIVSVATSMIPFLEHDDANRALMGSNMQRQAVPLLRAERPLVGTGLEGQAARDSGMVIVSRDYGTITYADAKKIKLKTNDDREITYNLQKYERSNQDTCLNQKPLVDEGEEVVPGQVLADGSATEGGELALGNNITVAYMPWEGYNYEDAILISERLVQEDIYTTVHIEKHEIEARQTKLGPEEITREIPNVGEDSLLNLDEQGIIRVGAWVESGDILVGKVTPKGESDQPPEEKLLRAIFGEKARDVRDNSLRLPNGEKGRVVYVRVFTREQGDELPPGANMVVRVYIAQKRKIQVGDKMAGRHGNKGIISRILAREDMPYCPDGSPVDIVLNPLGVPSRMNVGQVFECLLGWAGEHLGYRYKMTPFDEMYGEEASRNTVNGLLKEASQKPGKEWVFDENNPGKIQLYDGRTGEPFDRPVTVGKAYMLKLVHLVDDKIHARSTGPYSLVTQQPLGGKAQQGGQRFGEMEVWALEAYGAAYTLQELLTVKSDDMQGRNEALNAIVKGRTIPRPGTPESFKVLLRELQSLGLDVSVHKVLDGQEEVEINLMEQGNRTPKRPTYENLASLGQDDDDEY; encoded by the coding sequence ATGACAAATCAAGAACTGTTACCTGATTTAATCGAAATTCAACGCTCTAGCTACAAATGGTTTTTAGAGCATGGTATTATTGAAGAACTCAACAGTTTTACCCCCATCACCGACTATGCAGGTAAACTAGAACTACACTTCATCGGCGAGAGATACCGTCTCAAAGAACCAAAATACAACATCGAGGAAGCAAAGAAAAGAGATGCTACTTATGGTGTCCAAATTTATGTTCCCACCTTACTACTAAAAAAAGAAACAGGAGAGCGCATAGAGAAGGAAGTTTTTATCGGCGATTTACCTTTGATGACTGATCGAGGTACATTCTTGATTAATGGAGCAGAACGGGTTATTGTCAATCAAATCGTCCGATCGCCGGGGGTATATTTCAAATCAGAATTAGACAAAAACGGTAAAAGAACCTACTCTGCTTCAGTTATACCAAATAGAGGAGCATGGTTAAAATTTGAGACCGATAAACACGGGGTTGTGTGGGTAAGAATCGATAAAACTCGCAAAATCTCTGCTCAAGTACTCTTAAAAGCCATGGGATTGAGCGATAAGGAAATTCTCGATCGACTCAGACACCCCGAATTTTACGAGAAAACCTTAGAAAAAGAAGGTAATCCTAGCACCGATGAAGCATTAATGGAACTATACCGTAAATTGCGACCGGGTGAACCTCCTACCGTAAGCGGTGGTCAAGCATTATTAGAAACCCGTTTCTTTGATCCTAAACGCTACGATTTAGGGAAGGTGGGACGTTATAAGATGAACAAAAAACTACGTTTGAACGTAGCAGAAAATACTAGAGTCTTAACCGTAGAGGATATATTATGCGTAGTTGACTATTTAATCAACCTAGAATTTGACATCGGCAAGGTTGACGATATTGATCACCTTGGTAATCGTCGGGTGCGTAGTGTAGGAGAACTATTGCAGAATCAAGTGAGAGTCGGTTTATCTCGTTTAGAGCGTATCATCCGAGAAAGAATGACCGTAGGAGACCCTAACACCCTAGAACCGGGAGCTTTGGTCAATCCTAAACCTTTAGTCGCCGCCATTAAAGAGTTTTTTGGCTCATCTCAGTTATCTCAATTTATGGATCAAACCAACCCCTTAGCAGAATTGACTCATAAACGTCGTATTTCTGCCTTAGGACCGGGTGGTTTAAGCCGTGACAGAGCTGGTTTTGCCGTGCGAGATATTCATCCGAGCCATTACGGGCGTATTTGTCCTGTAGAAACTCCCGAAGGACCTAACGCAGGGCTAATCGGTTCATTGGCAACTTATGCTCGTGTAAATGAATATGGATTTATCGCCACTCCTTACTATAAAGTTGAGCATGGAAAAGTCCGTTGGGATTTACCCCCAGAATACTTAACTGCCGATGAGGAAGACGACAAAAGAGTCGCGCCGGGGGATTTGTCCACCGATGAAAATGGCGTAATTTTAGGGGAAAGTGTACCCATTCGTTACCGTCAAGAATTTTCTACTACATCCCCTAATCAGGTGGACTATGTAGCGGTATCTCCCGTACAAATCGTTTCCGTTGCTACCTCTATGATTCCTTTCCTAGAGCATGATGACGCTAACCGTGCCTTAATGGGATCGAATATGCAACGTCAAGCTGTACCTTTATTACGAGCAGAACGTCCTCTCGTGGGTACGGGTTTAGAAGGTCAAGCGGCACGAGATTCAGGTATGGTAATTGTTTCCCGTGATTACGGTACAATCACTTATGCCGATGCAAAAAAAATTAAACTCAAAACCAATGACGATCGAGAAATTACCTATAATCTCCAAAAATACGAACGATCGAACCAAGACACTTGTTTAAATCAAAAACCCTTAGTGGATGAAGGGGAAGAAGTAGTACCCGGACAAGTCTTAGCCGATGGTTCAGCCACCGAAGGAGGAGAATTAGCCTTAGGCAATAACATCACCGTTGCTTATATGCCTTGGGAGGGTTATAACTACGAGGATGCGATTTTGATCAGTGAACGATTAGTACAAGAAGATATTTATACTACTGTTCACATTGAAAAACACGAAATCGAAGCTCGTCAAACCAAATTAGGACCTGAAGAAATTACCCGTGAAATTCCCAACGTGGGAGAAGATTCCCTCTTAAACCTCGATGAACAAGGTATTATTCGAGTGGGTGCTTGGGTAGAATCAGGGGATATTTTAGTGGGTAAAGTCACTCCTAAAGGGGAATCAGATCAACCACCAGAAGAAAAACTATTACGAGCCATTTTTGGCGAAAAAGCTAGAGATGTTCGTGATAACTCCTTACGTCTTCCTAACGGGGAAAAAGGACGGGTTGTCTATGTGCGAGTGTTTACCCGTGAGCAGGGCGACGAATTACCCCCTGGTGCGAATATGGTTGTCAGGGTTTATATTGCTCAGAAACGGAAAATTCAAGTTGGGGATAAAATGGCAGGGCGTCACGGTAACAAAGGGATTATTTCTCGGATTTTAGCACGGGAAGATATGCCCTATTGTCCTGATGGTTCTCCCGTGGATATTGTCTTAAATCCTCTGGGTGTACCTTCTCGGATGAATGTCGGTCAAGTGTTTGAATGTCTTTTAGGTTGGGCAGGAGAACATTTGGGCTATCGTTATAAAATGACTCCTTTTGATGAAATGTACGGAGAAGAAGCGTCTCGTAATACCGTCAATGGGTTGTTAAAAGAAGCGTCTCAAAAACCGGGCAAAGAATGGGTATTCGATGAAAATAATCCGGGTAAAATTCAGTTATATGATGGTCGTACTGGTGAACCGTTCGATCGACCTGTAACCGTGGGCAAAGCCTATATGCTTAAATTAGTCCACCTCGTGGATGATAAAATTCACGCTCGATCGACTGGTCCTTATTCTCTGGTAACACAACAACCCCTCGGTGGTAAAGCCCAACAAGGAGGACAAAGGTTCGGAGAAATGGAGGTATGGGCATTAGAAGCCTACGGTGCCGCCTATACTTTACAGGAGTTACTTACCGTCAAATCCGATGATATGCAAGGACGTAATGAGGCGTTAAATGCGATCGTCAAAGGTAGAACAATTCCTCGCCCGGGTACTCCAGAATCCTTTAAAGTACTCTTGAGAGAATTACAATCCCTAGGGTTAGATGTTTCTGTTCATAAAGTTTTAGACGGACAAGAGGAAGTAGAAATCAACCTCATGGAACAAGGAAACCGCACCCCCAAACGTCCTACCTATGAAAATCTTGCCAGTTTAGGACAAGATGACGACGACGAATATTAA